A stretch of Clostridium formicaceticum DNA encodes these proteins:
- a CDS encoding DUF3231 family protein: MGILDGNQKHEPMHYGEVFGAWSYLMAAQSGLAASQVAANHAGDEDLKKFLQDYINNVKKQEIQQLEELLKANGVGLPPAPPERPVANIEDIPPGARMMDPEIANATAQLISAGLISCSTMMGSITREDIGMMFAQFHAQKAQYGGMLLKLLKEKGWLIPPPLHNPRNRG; this comes from the coding sequence ATGGGTATTTTAGATGGCAATCAAAAGCATGAGCCCATGCATTATGGTGAAGTATTTGGCGCTTGGAGCTACTTAATGGCTGCACAATCAGGTCTGGCAGCAAGTCAGGTAGCGGCTAATCATGCAGGTGATGAAGATTTAAAGAAATTTTTACAAGATTACATCAATAATGTAAAGAAGCAAGAGATTCAACAGTTAGAAGAATTATTAAAGGCTAATGGTGTTGGATTACCACCAGCACCTCCAGAACGTCCTGTGGCAAATATTGAAGATATTCCTCCAGGAGCTAGAATGATGGATCCTGAAATTGCCAATGCTACCGCTCAGCTTATTTCAGCTGGTCTAATATCCTGTAGTACAATGATGGGATCTATTACTAGGGAAGATATTGGGATGATGTTTGCTCAATTCCATGCCCAAAAAGCTCAATATGGAGGTATGCTTCTAAAGCTATTAAAGGAAAAAGGATGGTTAATTCCTCCACCATTACACAACCCAAGGAATCGCGGATAG